The Proteus vulgaris genome has a segment encoding these proteins:
- the mrpD gene encoding fimbrial chaperone protein codes for MMLLKRLFVVTTTLLTGMMFTSQAIAAIALDRTRVIFNGADKSISLNVSNQNKELPYLAQGWMENENGERIDSPLLVLPPIQRIEPGDKSQVKVQSLPDIAKLPQDRESVFYFNLREIPPRSDKPNVLQIALQTRIKLFYRPAAIYATQTDLTHPWQEKIILTKKGDRYEVNNPTPYYVTLVDGLTGLQGKSLDGFQPLMIAPKSTGTINLNASAFGASPVLSYINDYGGRPQMKFSCNGNECKVTETSAGY; via the coding sequence ATGATGTTATTAAAGCGCTTATTTGTTGTAACAACCACTTTATTAACTGGAATGATGTTTACTAGTCAAGCCATTGCTGCGATTGCTTTAGATAGAACTCGCGTCATTTTCAATGGTGCGGATAAATCGATTAGCTTAAATGTCAGTAATCAAAATAAAGAATTACCTTATTTGGCACAAGGTTGGATGGAAAATGAGAATGGGGAACGTATCGATTCTCCATTGCTGGTTTTACCACCGATCCAACGTATTGAACCTGGTGATAAAAGCCAAGTAAAAGTGCAGTCATTGCCAGATATTGCCAAGTTACCCCAAGATAGAGAAAGCGTTTTCTATTTTAATTTGCGTGAGATCCCACCTCGCAGTGACAAACCCAATGTGTTGCAAATTGCATTACAAACACGAATTAAATTGTTTTATCGCCCAGCAGCGATTTATGCCACTCAAACAGATTTGACTCATCCTTGGCAAGAAAAAATCATCTTAACCAAAAAAGGGGATCGTTACGAAGTGAATAACCCGACACCTTATTATGTGACATTGGTTGATGGATTAACGGGATTACAAGGAAAAAGCCTTGATGGTTTTCAGCCATTAATGATAGCACCTAAAAGCACAGGAACGATAAATCTAAATGCCTCTGCATTTGGTGCATCACCAGTATTAAGTTACATCAATGATTATGGTGGACGTCCACAGATGAAATTTAGCTGCAATGGCAATGAATGCAAAGTGACAGAAACATCAGCAGGATACTAA
- the mrpE_1 gene encoding fimbrial subunit — MNNAIPGIVYINITGNVIAPPPCLINDGKMIEVNFGEVMSTRIDGTNYKQPVHYTATCQKMPTNAMKVYITGSATGFDSNALQTDITGLGGAYFI; from the coding sequence GTGAACAATGCTATTCCTGGAATTGTTTATATCAATATTACTGGAAATGTTATTGCACCACCGCCTTGCTTGATCAATGACGGCAAAATGATTGAGGTAAATTTTGGCGAGGTGATGAGCACGCGTATTGATGGCACCAATTATAAACAGCCAGTTCATTATACAGCGACGTGTCAAAAAATGCCGACAAATGCGATGAAGGTTTATATCACTGGTAGCGCAACGGGATTCGATTCAAATGCACTACAAACAGATATTACGGGATTAGGGGGTGCGTATTTTATATAA
- the mrpE_2 gene encoding fimbrial subunit, whose amino-acid sequence MRILYKGQLLDLGKAINFTYPNLPDLEAIPVRDQSATLIGGDFVASGTLHVDYQ is encoded by the coding sequence GTGCGTATTTTATATAAAGGCCAACTATTAGATTTAGGTAAAGCGATTAATTTTACCTATCCTAATTTGCCTGATTTAGAAGCGATCCCTGTTCGTGATCAGAGTGCCACATTAATTGGTGGTGATTTTGTCGCCAGTGGCACACTGCATGTGGATTATCAGTGA
- the mrpF gene encoding fimbrial subunit → MNKLKYMCLIILLNSYSVMSADTPNMKLFGTLLVPPPCVISNNELIDVYFGHNVGIHKVDGINYTESVNYQLVCDPNLKGWDLGLSIIGPKTQFDEAALQTNIPDLGIHLTQDGQPFKLNERIAISPDKPPVIQAVPVKRPGSTLPEGAFEVSATLLAEYQ, encoded by the coding sequence ATGAATAAATTAAAATACATGTGTCTGATTATATTACTGAATTCTTACTCTGTTATGAGTGCTGACACACCAAATATGAAATTATTTGGCACATTATTAGTACCACCACCTTGTGTTATCAGTAATAACGAACTGATTGATGTCTATTTTGGGCACAACGTAGGTATTCATAAAGTGGATGGCATTAATTATACCGAATCAGTGAACTATCAATTGGTGTGTGACCCAAATTTAAAAGGTTGGGATTTGGGACTTTCTATTATTGGTCCCAAGACACAATTTGACGAGGCTGCATTACAAACCAATATTCCCGATTTAGGTATTCATCTCACTCAGGATGGTCAGCCTTTTAAATTAAATGAACGCATTGCGATATCTCCGGATAAGCCACCGGTGATCCAGGCCGTACCTGTTAAAAGACCGGGAAGTACTTTACCCGAGGGTGCATTTGAAGTTTCAGCAACACTTCTTGCTGAATACCAATAG
- the mrpG_2 gene encoding fimbrial subunit, which translates to MKIKRLSIPFVLGLATFMGLTPTAFSAPDNMYFHGILVDEPCTIKPGDETVELDFGNIPDKNLYAYQRTPEQIISNSLI; encoded by the coding sequence ATGAAAATAAAAAGATTGTCGATCCCGTTCGTTTTGGGTTTAGCCACATTTATGGGATTAACACCAACTGCGTTCTCTGCACCAGACAATATGTACTTTCACGGGATATTAGTTGATGAACCTTGCACCATAAAACCGGGTGATGAAACCGTTGAATTAGATTTTGGCAATATTCCCGATAAGAACCTTTATGCGTATCAAAGAACACCGGAGCAAATTATTTCAAATTCGCTTATCTGA
- the mrpG_3 gene encoding fimbrial subunit has product MRIKEHRSKLFQIRLSECDLTIGKSVKITFKGDENQAMAGQGFLAISPSSQAAGIAVGLESENGNALPVNKETDKLSLNADDTILNFYAFIQGEPDAIANQSIKRGPFSAIATFHLNYD; this is encoded by the coding sequence ATGCGTATCAAAGAACACCGGAGCAAATTATTTCAAATTCGCTTATCTGAGTGTGATTTAACGATTGGTAAGAGTGTCAAAATTACCTTTAAAGGTGATGAAAATCAAGCCATGGCAGGACAAGGCTTTTTAGCTATCAGTCCAAGTAGTCAAGCAGCAGGCATTGCGGTTGGATTGGAGTCTGAAAATGGAAATGCGTTACCTGTTAATAAAGAGACAGACAAACTTTCATTAAATGCAGATGACACGATTTTGAATTTTTATGCCTTTATTCAAGGTGAGCCGGATGCGATTGCCAACCAATCCATAAAACGCGGTCCATTTAGTGCAATAGCCACATTCCATTTGAATTATGACTAA
- the mrpH gene encoding fimbrial adhesin — protein MLILKRFPALCIALGLLFSAPAMASIFSYITHSEGEPAHATYTYVIQRWDPEDPYTPNPCYGWSKCWITINHKHDANGSPGSAVRSIVRVEKERYLAGVRDAVMRVESFPIQGTARHDGDPLTSNQECVGLFYESREGGWSPNGRLLPGSLCGIAPPPVGACKITEGAVNLNYGDIDEASLDNAARAQNINVTCNLAMKVLVIASGSDSGRVPLRPDNSLYADLFLDGYPGEKGSVINVPKNGTIPVEVKSILHTNGRVAPGYFSGSGSIILTMP, from the coding sequence ATGTTGATATTAAAACGATTTCCGGCTCTATGTATCGCATTAGGCTTGTTATTTTCAGCGCCTGCGATGGCATCTATTTTTTCTTATATTACACATTCTGAAGGTGAACCTGCTCACGCCACTTATACCTATGTTATTCAGCGTTGGGATCCCGAAGATCCCTATACCCCAAATCCTTGTTATGGATGGAGTAAATGTTGGATAACAATTAACCATAAGCATGATGCAAATGGTTCCCCAGGTTCTGCGGTAAGAAGTATTGTTCGCGTTGAAAAAGAACGCTATTTAGCGGGTGTTCGTGATGCGGTCATGAGGGTTGAAAGTTTTCCAATACAAGGAACTGCGCGACATGATGGTGATCCACTGACCTCAAACCAAGAATGTGTCGGGCTATTTTATGAATCAAGGGAAGGGGGATGGTCTCCAAATGGACGCTTATTACCGGGATCATTATGTGGTATTGCTCCGCCACCTGTAGGGGCCTGCAAAATAACGGAAGGAGCTGTAAACCTTAATTACGGGGATATTGACGAAGCAAGTTTAGACAATGCAGCTCGTGCTCAAAATATTAATGTGACTTGTAACTTAGCAATGAAAGTTTTGGTTATTGCATCAGGCTCAGACAGTGGCCGAGTTCCATTACGACCAGATAACAGTCTCTATGCTGATTTATTTCTTGATGGTTATCCTGGTGAAAAAGGCTCCGTTATTAATGTACCTAAAAATGGAACAATACCCGTAGAGGTTAAATCAATTCTACACACCAATGGCCGAGTTGCACCGGGCTATTTCTCTGGTTCTGGCTCAATTATTTTAACAATGCCTTAA
- the mrpJ gene encoding fimbrial operon regulator: MKNYDFTDIDVNALVGKRIQKKRKELGYTGVQIAEKIGVSQQQFSRYERGMNKIDLSYLVLLANYLNTPIYWFFEDCFIPKTSSENQRIDKRSSIIAEATPDVFLY, encoded by the coding sequence ATGAAGAATTACGATTTTACAGATATTGATGTTAATGCGTTAGTTGGCAAAAGAATTCAGAAAAAACGTAAAGAATTAGGTTATACCGGTGTGCAGATTGCTGAGAAAATCGGTGTAAGCCAACAGCAATTTTCTCGCTATGAGCGCGGGATGAATAAAATAGATTTAAGTTATCTCGTTTTGTTGGCGAATTACCTTAATACGCCTATTTATTGGTTTTTTGAAGACTGTTTTATACCAAAGACCTCATCTGAAAATCAGCGTATTGATAAACGCAGTAGTATTATTGCGGAAGCGACGCCTGATGTTTTTTTATACTAA
- the mtrF_2 gene encoding efflux pump component — protein sequence MQTKKQGGSRFLRTVEWLGNALPHPVILFIILIAILLVSSAVGEYFGVTVQDPRPEGAKGRAEDGYIHIISLLDADGIRRILANVVTNFTGFAPLGTVLVALLGVGIAERAGLLSAVMRLVVMKAPRKMTTMAIVFAGIMSNTAAELGYVVLIPLSAIIFHSLGRHPLAGLAAAFAGVSGGYSANLLLGTIDPLLSGITQQAARIIDPTYIVGAEANWYFMFVSTFLITFLGYFITEKIVEPQLGPYNGNELDEEENDLRNAAEVTPLEKKALWAATGTFIVMGVILALTVVPENGILRNQETGLIGNSPFLKSIVVFIFLFFAIPGIIYGWIAKTMRTDKDIVDAMANSMSTLGLYLVIIFFAAQFVAFFGWTNIGQVIAVKGAALLNSIDMPSGLLFLGFILICAFINLMIGSASAQWAVTAPIFVPMLMLAGYAPETIQAAYRIGDSVTNIITPMMSYFGLILAVATKYKKDTGIGTMISMMLPYSVIFLIGWSLLFYLWVFVFHLPVGPGSPIYYTPTAG from the coding sequence ATGCAAACAAAAAAACAGGGAGGCAGTCGCTTTCTACGCACAGTGGAATGGTTAGGAAATGCGCTACCCCATCCCGTTATTTTATTTATTATTTTAATTGCTATATTACTTGTCTCTTCAGCGGTTGGTGAATATTTTGGTGTAACAGTACAAGATCCTCGACCTGAAGGCGCTAAAGGCCGTGCAGAAGATGGCTATATTCATATTATTAGCTTGTTAGATGCTGATGGTATTCGTCGCATATTAGCCAATGTTGTCACGAACTTTACAGGATTTGCCCCTTTAGGTACGGTGCTGGTGGCATTATTAGGTGTCGGTATTGCCGAACGTGCAGGTTTATTATCTGCAGTTATGCGTTTAGTCGTCATGAAAGCACCTCGTAAAATGACCACGATGGCCATTGTATTTGCGGGTATTATGTCAAATACTGCTGCTGAATTAGGTTATGTGGTATTAATTCCATTATCCGCGATTATCTTCCATTCGTTGGGACGACATCCTTTAGCAGGTCTTGCCGCTGCATTTGCGGGGGTTTCTGGAGGTTACTCTGCAAACTTGCTCTTAGGTACGATAGATCCATTGTTATCGGGTATTACACAGCAAGCAGCGCGTATTATTGATCCAACCTATATCGTGGGTGCTGAAGCGAACTGGTACTTTATGTTTGTCAGTACATTCCTAATCACTTTCTTAGGTTACTTCATCACAGAAAAAATCGTTGAACCTCAATTGGGGCCATATAACGGTAATGAACTTGATGAAGAAGAAAATGATTTAAGGAATGCAGCAGAAGTTACACCACTAGAAAAGAAAGCGTTATGGGCTGCCACAGGTACATTCATTGTTATGGGCGTGATTTTGGCGCTCACTGTTGTTCCTGAAAATGGTATATTAAGAAACCAAGAAACAGGACTAATTGGTAACTCACCTTTCTTAAAATCTATCGTTGTCTTTATTTTCTTGTTCTTCGCAATCCCGGGTATTATTTATGGGTGGATTGCTAAGACAATGCGTACCGATAAAGACATTGTTGATGCTATGGCGAATTCAATGAGTACACTTGGGCTCTATTTAGTGATCATTTTCTTTGCCGCTCAGTTTGTTGCTTTCTTTGGCTGGACAAACATAGGACAGGTTATTGCTGTTAAAGGTGCCGCATTACTTAACAGTATTGATATGCCAAGTGGTTTGTTGTTCTTAGGGTTTATTTTAATCTGTGCCTTCATTAATTTAATGATTGGTTCTGCATCAGCACAGTGGGCGGTAACTGCCCCTATTTTTGTCCCCATGCTAATGCTTGCAGGTTATGCACCAGAAACAATTCAAGCCGCATATCGAATAGGAGATTCTGTCACTAATATCATCACACCAATGATGAGCTATTTTGGTTTGATATTAGCGGTTGCGACAAAATATAAGAAAGACACAGGTATTGGCACCATGATCTCTATGATGCTACCTTATTCTGTCATTTTCCTCATTGGTTGGTCACTCTTATTCTATTTATGGGTATTTGTATTCCATTTACCAGTAGGACCCGGTTCACCAATCTATTACACACCAACAGCAGGTTAA
- a CDS encoding Domain of uncharacterised function (DUF1992), translating to MSIIDEWAERHIEQALQKGELSSLKGEGKPLILDDNSHVPESLRASYHLLKNAGFLPPEMQDRKDALSLAEILSTLNETGEENESLQKRLALLELKLQQAGLDTQFLHADYAIQLTEKLANHKKRNE from the coding sequence ATGTCAATTATTGATGAATGGGCTGAACGCCATATTGAACAAGCGCTACAAAAAGGTGAGCTATCATCACTTAAAGGTGAAGGAAAACCACTGATCCTTGATGATAATAGCCATGTCCCAGAGTCACTTAGAGCAAGTTATCATTTATTAAAAAATGCAGGTTTTTTGCCACCTGAAATGCAAGATAGAAAAGACGCATTATCGCTAGCCGAAATCCTAAGCACGCTAAATGAAACAGGAGAAGAGAATGAATCACTACAAAAGCGTTTAGCATTACTTGAGTTGAAACTACAACAAGCAGGTTTAGATACTCAGTTTTTACATGCAGACTATGCCATTCAACTAACTGAAAAATTGGCAAATCACAAAAAAAGAAATGAGTAA
- a CDS encoding carboxymuconolactone decarboxylase, protein MSKYKEIVTDIANNMGALSQNIPEVMKAFMSTTKAGGKEGALDVKTKELIAIAIAVANRCDGCIGFHTKTLVELGITEQELAEALGVAIYMGGGPSVMYAANTMGAFKEFSQ, encoded by the coding sequence ATGAGCAAGTACAAAGAAATAGTAACAGACATTGCAAATAATATGGGCGCACTGTCTCAAAATATTCCAGAAGTGATGAAAGCTTTTATGAGCACCACTAAAGCAGGGGGAAAAGAGGGGGCATTAGATGTAAAAACAAAAGAATTGATTGCTATTGCAATTGCTGTTGCCAATCGTTGCGATGGTTGTATTGGATTCCATACTAAAACATTAGTGGAACTGGGTATTACGGAACAAGAACTAGCCGAAGCATTAGGCGTTGCTATTTATATGGGCGGTGGCCCTTCAGTGATGTATGCTGCTAACACCATGGGCGCTTTTAAAGAGTTTAGTCAATAA
- the arnT_1 gene encoding 4-amino-4-deoxy-L-arabinose transferase has product MSVNFVERYKWFLLFIFILLTYFIPLETRLLWQPDEIRYAEISREMLASGNWSVPYLLDIRYFEKPVLGYWLNSVAQWLFGSGHFSVRFVVVTSTLLTGLFVYRVALLVWHNQALAFNALVVFLSSFLVLSIGTYNILDPIVTMFVTVAMYYFLSGLLATDKKSKIYTSVLVGIFCGLGFLTKGFIAVVLPALVFVVTAISLSRFKEVLCYAPIAFMAMLFIAAPWVISVALQAPDYWHYFFWIEHVQRFIAKGSARSQPIWFYLPIVILGILPWLGFLFGALKSALFLKKGTLYFSFWLFLFFTFFSASSGKLLTYMLPCFVPLSILIASYMEELKSKSNEKIHTLNAIINTVFGVIGVSIIIYSLYSSRFTLYEADEQYKALLAIGGFLVWSMMGIISFFKSTRLLTLFCSIGLSLVIGYAIPHKIESKNTPEKVINDYYSELVDKPYILTDEVGIGTSLAWGLKRTDIRLTETKGELAYGLAYPDVQNKYYDIKQLVNLIEENNYQGIAIVLVRPERKEILSVISQLKVKPTVEKQDDLTFVFFN; this is encoded by the coding sequence ATGAGCGTCAATTTTGTAGAAAGGTACAAATGGTTTCTACTTTTTATTTTTATATTATTAACTTATTTCATTCCTTTAGAAACACGATTATTGTGGCAACCAGACGAAATTCGTTATGCTGAAATTAGTCGAGAAATGTTGGCATCAGGTAATTGGTCTGTACCTTATTTACTTGATATTCGCTATTTTGAAAAGCCTGTTTTAGGTTATTGGCTAAACAGTGTTGCACAGTGGTTATTTGGATCGGGGCATTTTTCCGTTCGCTTTGTTGTTGTCACTTCAACATTGTTAACAGGTCTATTTGTTTATCGGGTAGCTTTGTTAGTTTGGCATAATCAAGCGCTCGCTTTTAATGCATTAGTAGTGTTTTTATCTTCATTTCTCGTGTTGTCTATTGGCACTTATAATATCCTTGACCCCATTGTGACCATGTTTGTTACTGTGGCAATGTATTATTTTTTAAGTGGATTATTGGCAACAGATAAAAAATCAAAAATTTATACTTCTGTTTTAGTGGGTATTTTTTGTGGGCTAGGTTTTTTAACTAAGGGGTTTATTGCTGTTGTACTACCCGCATTAGTTTTTGTGGTTACGGCAATTAGTCTTTCTCGATTTAAAGAAGTACTTTGTTATGCCCCTATTGCATTTATGGCTATGTTGTTTATCGCTGCACCTTGGGTAATATCCGTTGCGCTTCAAGCACCTGATTATTGGCATTACTTTTTTTGGATTGAACATGTTCAGCGCTTTATCGCAAAAGGATCAGCAAGATCACAACCTATATGGTTTTATTTACCTATTGTTATTTTAGGTATTTTACCTTGGTTGGGATTTTTATTCGGTGCACTTAAATCGGCACTTTTTTTGAAAAAAGGTACTCTCTATTTTTCATTTTGGTTATTTCTCTTTTTTACGTTCTTTTCCGCTTCAAGTGGCAAGCTATTAACTTATATGTTGCCTTGTTTTGTTCCATTATCGATTTTGATTGCGAGCTACATGGAAGAGTTGAAAAGTAAATCAAATGAAAAAATTCATACTCTAAATGCAATAATAAATACAGTTTTTGGAGTAATAGGTGTTTCTATTATTATCTATTCACTTTATTCCTCTCGATTTACACTATATGAAGCCGATGAGCAATATAAAGCACTACTGGCGATAGGGGGATTTCTTGTATGGAGCATGATGGGAATTATTTCATTCTTTAAATCAACACGTTTGTTAACTTTATTTTGTTCTATTGGATTAAGTCTTGTTATTGGTTATGCCATTCCTCATAAAATTGAAAGTAAAAATACGCCTGAAAAAGTGATAAATGACTATTATAGCGAGTTGGTAGATAAGCCTTATATTTTAACGGATGAAGTCGGCATTGGAACCTCACTCGCATGGGGATTAAAGCGTACAGATATTCGTTTAACGGAGACAAAAGGGGAGCTAGCTTATGGTTTGGCATATCCTGATGTGCAAAATAAATACTATGATATTAAGCAGTTGGTCAACTTAATTGAAGAGAATAACTATCAAGGGATTGCGATTGTTTTAGTTCGGCCTGAGCGAAAAGAGATATTATCCGTTATAAGCCAATTAAAGGTAAAACCTACTGTGGAGAAACAAGATGATTTAACTTTTGTTTTCTTTAATTAG
- the zapD gene encoding type I secretion outer membrane protein, translating to MMLIKKLSAIIFIWMLSFHTFAISLSDLYFLAVKNDPTFNAAIKEQVAGKEYENIGLSQLLPSVHVNYQNNPRNWQRKVYPINTHQGDIQKTEYQNYQSHSISAIISQPLFDYTAFSDYKSSVIQTLLTDSRYQVKFSELVIRLVDHYVELAYAQDKLLLNLSQQEIYKKQLTSSQRLFELGEGTKTDISEIQTRLYLTQSQYTDIQLELENAKNKLSLMIGTPLPNDEHIAKLNNQNFILQPITPNNYEAWEIEVMHNNLNIQTARYEMAIAKQEVEKNRGEFFPTVQLYASYSNSNSDSNNTVNQKYQSANIGFYVSLPLFNGGKTTASMRQSTALYQMSAFERDAIIQQITQELHHQYQICTTSNIKLNAYEQSVSSAKLQLDATQKSYIGGQRTMVDVLNAEELLYRAQQDLMKAKYDYIQAWALLHQYTNTLDFEKIKLIEGYFQ from the coding sequence ATGATGCTAATAAAAAAACTCTCTGCCATTATATTTATATGGATGCTAAGTTTTCACACTTTTGCTATCTCATTATCTGATCTCTATTTCTTAGCTGTAAAAAACGATCCCACTTTTAATGCTGCGATAAAAGAACAAGTTGCAGGTAAAGAGTATGAAAATATTGGGTTATCCCAGTTACTTCCTAGTGTACATGTCAATTACCAAAATAATCCACGAAATTGGCAACGTAAAGTTTATCCGATTAATACTCATCAGGGAGATATTCAAAAAACGGAATATCAAAATTATCAAAGTCACTCTATCAGTGCAATTATTAGCCAACCTCTATTTGATTACACCGCATTTAGTGATTACAAATCATCAGTTATACAAACGTTATTAACAGATAGTCGCTATCAAGTAAAATTCTCTGAGCTAGTGATTAGATTAGTTGACCATTATGTTGAACTAGCCTACGCACAAGATAAATTATTATTAAATCTTTCTCAGCAAGAGATTTATAAAAAACAGCTCACTTCTAGCCAACGTTTATTTGAATTAGGCGAAGGAACGAAAACAGATATTTCAGAAATCCAAACACGATTATATTTAACTCAATCTCAATATACTGATATTCAACTTGAACTAGAAAATGCCAAAAATAAGCTAAGTTTAATGATTGGTACTCCCCTTCCTAATGATGAACATATTGCAAAGTTAAATAACCAAAATTTTATATTACAACCCATCACTCCCAATAATTATGAAGCTTGGGAAATAGAAGTAATGCACAATAATCTCAATATTCAAACTGCACGCTATGAAATGGCAATTGCCAAACAAGAAGTCGAAAAAAATAGAGGTGAGTTTTTTCCAACGGTACAGCTCTATGCTTCTTACTCTAATAGTAATTCCGATAGTAATAATACGGTAAATCAAAAATATCAATCCGCTAATATCGGTTTTTATGTCAGTTTACCTTTATTTAATGGTGGGAAAACAACAGCGTCCATGCGTCAATCTACGGCATTGTATCAAATGAGTGCTTTTGAACGAGATGCTATTATTCAGCAAATTACACAAGAGTTGCATCATCAATATCAAATTTGTACGACCAGTAATATAAAACTAAATGCATATGAACAATCTGTTTCCTCTGCTAAGTTACAATTAGACGCGACTCAAAAAAGCTATATTGGAGGGCAACGAACAATGGTAGATGTCCTTAATGCTGAAGAGTTATTATATCGTGCTCAGCAAGATTTGATGAAAGCTAAATATGATTATATTCAAGCTTGGGCATTATTACATCAATATACTAATACACTGGATTTTGAAAAAATAAAGCTCATTGAAGGTTATTTTCAATAG
- the zapC_2 gene encoding type I secretion protein has protein sequence MMITEKNEIDITKNISDDPRKFLIIGWSVILLGLTIFIFWAAFAPLDKGVSATGNVSISGNKKSVQASVEGIITDILVKNGDSVTKGQTLIQLSTTQSKALVKSLSDQYDNLLITQQRLYAQLNERTEFILDPDEKYYSSSESLNQLLQLQNRLLNEKYIELHSEINGYKAIIDGISNRLVHLKRSTQNKQNQINSLQNQIKDLRTLANEGYIPRHRFQEVERELAENNNHLNDTFGQISTLEKQKLEYEQKILQRNANFYQSARTELNQIQLQISETEKQLIIEMDKLANMQITAPISGTVMDLSVFTQGGVVRTGQTLMEVVPQDHQLIIEARLAPHLIDKVIPGLPVDLMFSAFNQNTTPKIPGEVALISADRLIDERTTEPYYQVFINVKDNTLLVGNKNKLKAGMPVDVFINTGDRSLLNYLFKPVLDRVHTSLTEE, from the coding sequence ATGATGATCACAGAAAAAAATGAAATCGATATAACCAAAAACATTTCCGATGATCCTAGAAAATTCTTAATAATAGGATGGTCTGTAATTCTTTTAGGTTTAACTATATTTATTTTTTGGGCTGCATTTGCACCTTTAGATAAAGGTGTATCAGCTACGGGTAACGTTTCAATTTCAGGCAATAAAAAAAGTGTTCAAGCATCTGTAGAAGGTATTATCACTGATATTTTAGTGAAAAATGGTGATAGTGTAACTAAAGGTCAAACACTGATTCAGTTAAGCACTACTCAATCAAAAGCCTTAGTAAAATCCTTATCAGATCAATATGATAATTTACTTATTACTCAGCAACGTCTCTACGCTCAACTTAATGAAAGAACAGAATTTATTTTAGATCCTGATGAAAAATACTACTCATCTTCAGAAAGCCTAAATCAATTATTGCAATTACAAAATAGATTACTAAATGAAAAATATATTGAATTACATAGTGAAATAAATGGCTATAAAGCCATTATTGATGGAATTTCAAATCGTTTAGTTCATCTAAAAAGATCGACACAGAATAAACAAAATCAAATTAATAGTTTACAAAATCAAATCAAAGACTTACGTACTCTTGCAAATGAAGGCTATATTCCTCGTCATCGTTTTCAAGAGGTTGAACGTGAACTAGCTGAAAACAATAATCATCTCAATGATACATTTGGACAAATAAGTACCTTAGAAAAGCAAAAACTAGAATATGAACAGAAAATATTACAACGCAATGCTAATTTCTATCAATCAGCACGTACTGAACTGAATCAAATTCAATTACAAATAAGTGAAACTGAAAAACAACTCATTATTGAAATGGACAAACTGGCTAACATGCAAATTACTGCTCCTATTTCAGGAACCGTAATGGATTTATCTGTTTTTACACAAGGTGGTGTTGTTAGAACGGGCCAAACGTTAATGGAAGTCGTTCCTCAAGATCATCAATTAATTATTGAAGCACGCTTAGCACCTCACCTAATTGATAAAGTGATCCCAGGTCTCCCTGTTGATTTAATGTTTAGTGCTTTTAATCAAAATACAACACCTAAAATTCCAGGGGAGGTCGCATTAATTTCAGCAGATAGACTCATCGATGAAAGAACAACTGAACCCTATTATCAGGTATTTATTAATGTAAAAGATAATACACTTCTTGTTGGTAATAAAAACAAATTAAAGGCGGGCATGCCTGTCGATGTATTTATTAACACTGGTGATCGTTCATTACTCAATTACCTCTTCAAGCCTGTTTTAGATAGAGTTCATACTTCATTGACGGAAGAATAA